Proteins co-encoded in one Methanobrevibacter gottschalkii DSM 11977 genomic window:
- the polC gene encoding DNA polymerase II large subunit, giving the protein MDYFDRLEADTHHLYDIANKARSRGLDVEIETEVPLAKDLAERVEGLVGPEGVAKRIKILEQNITREEVAFEIAAEIASGKFELTGEKANWDTEQRCDQGLRTALAILTEGVVAAPLEGISDVKIKDNFDGTKYIGVYFAGPIRSAGGTAAALAVLLGDKIRQAIGIDAFKPIDDEIERYVEEVELYESEVTNLQYSPTPEEVRFAANHIPVEVSGEQTDKVEVSHRDLERVETNNIRGGALLAMVEGVIQKSKKIKKISNKLGLDWNWLEEYSKPKKDDSKEDSGDSEIVSEPKYIQDIIGGRPVLGYPSEKGAFRLRYGRSRNTGLATMGVHPATMALLDFLAVGTQLKIEYPGKGNCVVPVDSIEGPTVKLKNGDVLILDSVKKAREVKKDVVEILFLGDMLVAFGEFLRNNQTLYPSGWCEEWWIQLLMRSDKFDAENTDLDLYKLEYEYLSATEAFNLSKEYNIPLHPKYTYCYNDVTIEDLNSLIDLIENGKSTFNKDEGMKLDLSYQKRILEIIGVPHIVRNDKIIIDKDHSYSLLETLPKKLPENETTIEAVNEISPIEIKNKAPAYIGTRVGRPEKSKERLMKPAPHGLIPIGNNGGSRRLVATAAKKGSVKVDISRRKCTNPECGISSFGSLCPKCGSPTEVGKPSQKTIPLATMLKKASDNVKVRRVDEVKGVVGMISESKLPEPIEKGILRAKHEVFTFKDGTIRHDSTDLPLTHFIPKEIGVTVEKLLKMGYEKDCYGNPIENENQIIELKVQDIVISDNCGEYLLRTAQYIDDELERYYDMDPFYNVKEKSDLIGHLVAGLAPHTSAGVLGRIVGFTKALACYAHPYFHSAKRRNCDSDEDAVMLLLDALINFSKSYLPNTRGGSMDAPLVLSSRIDPEEIDDESHNLDIFERFPVEFYEETYTPHKPAEVLKYIDNVEMHLGTPQQYEGLMFSHHTSSIHAGPTVCLYKRLPSMREKVEAQIALAETIRAVDQRGVVEKVLSSHFLPDIMGNSRAFSKQKVRCPKCGAKYRRMPLTGKCKCGGNLILSVSKGSVTKYLEISQELVNRYPVSHYLKQRLEIQEFGINSLFESDKSKQSSLDIFF; this is encoded by the coding sequence AAGGTCTTAGGACTGCACTTGCTATTCTTACAGAAGGAGTGGTGGCAGCACCACTTGAAGGAATTTCAGATGTCAAAATTAAAGATAACTTTGATGGAACAAAATATATAGGAGTATATTTTGCAGGACCAATCAGAAGTGCAGGAGGAACAGCAGCAGCACTAGCAGTACTTTTAGGGGATAAAATTAGACAAGCTATTGGCATTGATGCATTCAAACCAATCGATGATGAAATCGAAAGATATGTAGAAGAAGTTGAATTATACGAATCAGAAGTTACAAATTTACAATACTCACCAACACCAGAAGAAGTGAGATTTGCAGCAAACCATATTCCTGTAGAAGTTTCAGGAGAACAGACTGACAAAGTAGAAGTATCTCATCGTGATTTAGAACGTGTTGAAACCAATAATATTCGTGGCGGAGCTCTTCTTGCAATGGTTGAAGGAGTTATCCAAAAATCTAAAAAGATTAAAAAAATCTCAAATAAATTAGGTCTAGATTGGAATTGGCTTGAAGAATACTCAAAACCTAAAAAAGACGATTCAAAAGAGGATTCAGGAGACAGTGAAATTGTTAGTGAACCTAAATATATTCAAGATATCATTGGTGGAAGACCAGTTCTTGGATACCCCTCTGAGAAAGGTGCATTTAGATTAAGATATGGACGATCTAGAAATACTGGTCTTGCAACTATGGGTGTTCACCCAGCAACAATGGCCTTGCTTGATTTTTTAGCAGTTGGAACACAACTTAAAATTGAGTATCCCGGAAAAGGTAACTGTGTGGTTCCCGTGGATTCAATTGAAGGACCTACAGTTAAACTTAAAAATGGTGATGTATTAATTCTTGATTCTGTAAAAAAAGCAAGGGAAGTTAAAAAAGATGTTGTTGAAATATTATTCCTTGGTGATATGCTTGTTGCATTTGGAGAATTCTTAAGAAACAACCAAACATTATATCCCTCCGGATGGTGTGAAGAATGGTGGATTCAATTATTGATGAGAAGTGATAAGTTTGATGCAGAAAATACTGATTTAGACTTGTATAAGCTTGAATATGAATATTTATCAGCTACTGAAGCATTTAATTTATCTAAGGAGTATAACATTCCTCTCCATCCTAAATATACATACTGTTACAATGATGTGACAATTGAAGATTTAAATTCATTAATTGATTTGATTGAAAATGGAAAATCAACATTTAATAAGGATGAAGGAATGAAACTCGATTTATCATATCAAAAAAGAATTCTTGAAATCATAGGTGTCCCCCACATTGTACGCAATGATAAAATTATCATTGATAAAGACCATTCTTATTCACTTTTAGAAACATTGCCCAAAAAACTACCAGAAAATGAAACAACTATAGAAGCAGTAAACGAAATTTCACCTATTGAAATAAAAAATAAAGCTCCAGCATACATTGGTACCCGTGTAGGTAGGCCTGAAAAATCAAAAGAAAGATTAATGAAACCCGCCCCTCATGGATTAATACCAATAGGAAATAATGGTGGTTCTAGAAGACTTGTGGCAACAGCTGCTAAAAAAGGAAGTGTGAAAGTAGATATTTCTAGAAGAAAATGTACAAACCCAGAATGTGGAATAAGTTCATTTGGATCACTTTGCCCTAAATGTGGCAGCCCAACTGAAGTAGGAAAACCGTCTCAAAAAACTATTCCCCTTGCAACTATGCTTAAAAAAGCATCAGATAATGTTAAAGTAAGACGTGTTGATGAAGTTAAAGGAGTAGTTGGTATGATTTCTGAATCCAAATTACCAGAACCTATCGAAAAAGGAATACTTAGGGCAAAACATGAAGTATTCACTTTTAAAGATGGAACTATTAGACACGATTCAACTGACTTGCCACTTACTCATTTTATCCCAAAGGAAATTGGAGTTACAGTTGAAAAACTACTTAAAATGGGTTATGAAAAAGATTGTTACGGAAATCCAATTGAAAATGAAAATCAGATCATTGAACTTAAAGTTCAAGACATCGTCATTTCAGACAATTGTGGCGAGTATTTACTTCGTACTGCCCAATACATTGATGACGAACTTGAAAGATATTACGATATGGATCCATTCTATAATGTTAAAGAGAAAAGTGATTTAATTGGGCATTTAGTCGCAGGACTTGCTCCGCATACATCTGCAGGAGTACTTGGAAGAATTGTAGGATTTACAAAAGCATTAGCTTGTTATGCTCACCCTTACTTCCATTCAGCAAAACGTAGGAACTGTGACAGTGACGAAGATGCAGTAATGTTATTATTGGATGCATTAATTAACTTTTCAAAATCATATCTGCCGAATACCCGGGGAGGAAGTATGGATGCTCCTTTAGTTTTATCTTCAAGAATTGATCCTGAAGAGATAGATGATGAATCTCACAACTTAGACATCTTTGAAAGATTCCCGGTGGAATTTTATGAAGAAACTTATACTCCTCATAAGCCTGCAGAGGTTTTAAAATACATTGATAATGTAGAAATGCATTTAGGAACTCCACAACAATATGAAGGATTAATGTTTTCCCATCATACCTCAAGCATACATGCCGGACCTACTGTCTGCCTCTATAAAAGATTACCTTCAATGAGAGAAAAAGTTGAAGCTCAAATTGCACTTGCTGAAACTATTAGAGCAGTAGACCAAAGAGGTGTTGTGGAAAAAGTTTTATCATCACATTTCTTACCTGATATAATGGGTAACTCAAGAGCATTCTCCAAACAAAAAGTAAGATGCCCTAAATGCGGCGCTAAATATAGAAGGATGCCACTTACTGGAAAATGTAAGTGTGGAGGTAATTTAATTCTATCAGTTTCAAAAGGATCAGTTACTAAATATCTTGAGATATCACAAGAGCTTGTTAACAGATATCCTGTTTCACATTACTTGAAACAGCGTCTTGAAATCCAAGAATTTGGTATTAACTCATTGTTTGAAAGTGATAAATCAAAACAGAGTTCTTTAGATATCTTTTTCTAA